The window TGGGGAAACAGGAAATTTTGCATAGTATAATCTTTCAACAACTGGTGACACAACTGTGAGGTGGGTGGATACATAATATGGGGGAACAGGCATTTAGTGAATTTTAGTGAAAAAAAAGTGGAAAAAACAATTCATCGTTTAGTATACCGTCACTATAGGATATATAAAACAGGCATCAACCGCTCACAAAGGTATACTCACCGAGAACTTTATACATATAGAGGTGAATATGCATATAACAAGGAATTTAATACTTTTCAGTGATTAAGTATTTTTGGTTGTAAGTATACAGGTgttatgcagccttaatgacccacgtgTAGTTTATAGTCTTGAAACCTAAGAAACTAACTGGCTGTACGTGGCAAGTGGAGTAACATtccaggtgtgtgaggtgtggtggtggagggcagcagcctTCCAGTCAGTTGACAGCGGCCGTCTACCTCGCAGCTACCATCATGGCTCCTCTCTTGGGTTACTGGAATATCCGCGGTGTAAGTTAACTCTTCTTTGTTCATGCCTTAAGTTAGGGTCTGTACACTAATGTGCATTTAAGTGTTCAGGTTACCTCCTGTGCTTATGTTTTAGGAATTGAAAGAAAACTTAATGTGGGTGACAAGACTTTCACTCCAAATAACTAGTCTACACAATGCTTAAACTTTTGTTTTCACTCCTAAATGATTTTATTTTTTCTCAACTTTAGTGACGCTTCTTTCTTAACTGCTATAGCCTTTCTTTTTACGAACTTTTAAAAGGATAGTTTCCTTTTATTAAGGGAACTTTTACTtaaaaaatcgtaatgacacgattgcaaataaaccccggtcgggattgaacccgcggtcatagtctcaaaactccactggcttAATCACTGGCTTAATCTAAGCCAGTGTGGCGAACACTTCCcttaataaagataaccaagCGTTGGGTGCCTTGGTTCTCATCACATGCTATGTATCACAACCCATGTAAATGTACGTGTATACCTGAAGAAACTTACTATGTCAACTTCTCggtattggatctgtgctccagttccccgaattaagcctgaatgccttccacattccccccccaggcgctgtataatcctccgggtttagcgcttcccccttgattattataattaataataattgaaccaTTTGTGTATATGTAAAAGATTTCCACCTTAATTTACACCACCGTCCATAGTTGAAACTTAAATTGTATTGTGTAGTGGACTGTCTCCACCCTGCCTCCAGCGTGCACCGGTGGGTGAGTCATGTACATGTAATGTGGTGGTTCTTAACGGAATCATTTCCGGCATGACTTGTCTGTTCGTCTGTGAAAACCCAGTCTCGAAATATTGTTGTAACTAATAGAAAAGGGCTAAACCCGTTGAGGCCACACAAGCTCAACGAATAAAAATCTAAATGTTTTCTTTAGATTAACATTTAAATTCAGTAGAAGGCAGTACCCGAAGACCATTAAATGTGAAGTGAATACTATAATCTGAATTGCTTCCCTCTACTactggacacttttttttttttttttttttttttaatacttgattaCTTACCAAAGTTTTAATGTAACGGGTTTTCCAAATATGGTATTACTTGCACAGTAGGTGCTCTACTGcaagaaaaaaattaaatagtATTTACCAAAATACTTCATCTTAGCAGTAACTTTCCACTAAATGACTTTGCAGTTGGGTCAGTCCATCCGCCTGTTATTGGCCTACACAGGCACTGAGGTTGAAGAAAAGCGATACAACACTGGACCTGCTCCGGATTATGTGGAAAAGTCTGATTGGTTGCCCGTAAAGTTCACCCTAGGACTAGATTTTCCCAACGTAAGTTTACAGCTTCATACTTTAAAGATTTCTTTAACTTTGAAAAACTTTCTACTTGCGTTCTCGGTAGTTCATTTTAAGTCGATAGTTACCTTATTTCTAATAAACCCGTGTAACATTACCTCATCTTGTATGTGCATTATTGCCTTTATCAATAGGTTTAAAGCTAAATAAGCCAACTATCTTGTTAGGCAAAACTAGTTTAAATACTAGGTTAGTCTTTGGTTGAGGTTTTCAGTTGCATAGTGCCACGTACATGCTTAGTATTTCAGTAAGATATTTGCAAAAGTATAGAATTTGTATTATGAAGCTACATGGCTTGTATGAGCAAATTAGCTTTGAAAGAACTCGCCGATTGCTAAAGCTTACTAAATTAGTTACACGTAATACGTTATGCTTATAACAATCTGGTAGGAAGCAAACTATTTCTGTTTGCAGTTAATTTCCTTCCTCCAAAGGAAGAATGTTCATTCTTGTGTGATCTTGCCTACGAATAATCCTGGTTTAATTTTTTTCTTCATTATATTGGTTTTTGTGGTCTGAATTTAAGATTACTTAACATGATTCAACTTTCAGTTCCTAAAACTCTTGCTAATTTTATTTAGCTGCCTTACTATATGGACGGAGACTTAAAGATCACTCAGAGCAACGCAATCCTACGGTACATAGGTCGCCAGCATGACATGTGCGGAGAGACGGAGCAAGAAAAGATATGGGTGGACATTCTAGAGAATCATGCCATGGACATACGACAATCGTATGTTCAGCTCGTCTACAACACCTATGTAAGTAAACTACTAATTCTTTTATTTTACGAAGGTAACTTAACGTATACTTAGTATGGAAATTTCTGTGCGGACTGACTCCGGGTGAGCGACAAACTTATTCAGTACCGCTAATGCAGACGCCCCAGGTTGATTATCCCAGGCTCGCATGGTTCTTGCAGCAGAATTCCCAAGTCCTGTGACGTGATGACGTACAAAACGGTAGCTTGGAATACGCAGTTCCCTGATCCCACGACACCTCGAAGGGACTTAGAATCTCCTATCCCTTTGCACTCTCCCACAGAACGACGGCCGTTCGTTACTAGGATCTGCAGATACTGTGTgcttagtttattatgcaccccatacgccatcctgtgggcggtagtcaagattagaggtacataatggggtcCAGGAACTGAGgctcccaaagttttgatggggTGAATTAGttaacaaaggtaatgaatcctgtatgTATTAGTTTATACATGGGTACAATCTTTAAATTTTTTAAATTCGcgcgtccacacccggtcactcCTATAaggagttattggtgcaaatattaattgtggATCTCGCACAGTATATAGATACGCAAGTGTACCTGATAGGGACTAGTCCTATTCTTTGGGAACCCGCTCGGTTATTTCGTTCCCCAGCCAAGCGTTATTTCTGCCGGTGTTTTGGCTGCAGTCACGTGACGAGACAGCCCTCTTTGGAATCGGGGTAGCAACTGGCTGGCgtctggagtttgcctggagtttGCCTGCAGTTCCGGGAATCTGCGGCCCggtgtgaccaggcctggtggatcagggcctgatcaaccaggctgttgactGCTGCCTGCACGCAATCAAACGTACCAACCACGGCCCAGCTAGTcgggtaccaactttaggtgcttgtccagtgcctgcttgaagacagccaggggtctattgataatgccccttatgtattctgggaggcagttgaacagtcttgggactgACATTGAGtgttctcttaacgtgctagtggcacccctgcttttcattgagatgttgcatcgtctgccgggtcttttgctctcgtagtgatttttcgtgtgcaagtttggtactagtccctccatgattttttttttttttttttttcagttgtgtgtgtgtgtgtatatataatcgggcatctccctcctgcgttccagggagtacaggttcaagaatttcaagctttcccagtaactgaggttctcagttatgcgcgccgtgaaagttctaaattttctaggtctgcaatttcacctgccttgtgtgcagcaatattccagcctagatagaacaagcggccTGAAGCGTCATCATGgctttggcatccctagttttgaaggttctcaagtTTTGAAATTAGTCTCTAATTCTTATTCTACATTAAACCTAATTTTACCTATCTTTCTAATTGTATAATGTGTAACTACTAAAATCTGTCAAATGTTTGTGCAAGCGGTTATTAGGGTTGCTTATGCTTACACTAAACATTTCATGGAATAACTTTTCACTTGGTATACACTAGTACTTGTTTCACTCGGTCTTCAATATTTTGAAAGACCTTAGTTACCATAACCGCGTAACTTCATTACAATTTGACCCTACTTGTACACCGCTTTATCCATAATAAATGTGCATCTTATTACTTGTTAGTATACCTTCTAAACTGACTCCACTTACCTAGTATACTTTCCACTACAGGATACTAAAAGGGAAGAGTACTTAGAAAATCTGAAAGGTACTCTGAAGAGGCTGTCCGACTTCCTGGGTGACAAAACATGGTTTGCTGGAGaaaaggtaatttttttttttcctacttAAGTAACTTAAATTTTAACTGTATAATCACTTAATATATTACAATAACCAATTCTGAAATACTTTCTAGCTGACGTTCCCAGACTTCCTCCTGTACGAGCTTCTGGACATCCACCTAGTAGTGGATAACACTTGCCTTGATCACACGGAGAACCTTCAAGCTTTCGTGAAGCGCTTTGAAGACTTGCCCTCCATTAAGAAGTACATGACTTCTCCTCAGTATATGAAGACTCCCCTGAACGGCGCTAATGCTAAATTTGCAAACAAATAGTTAAATTGTGGTAGTGTCCTGTTACAGTAAATTCTTAATCACTTCAGCTTAAATTTTACAGAATGTAAATTAAATATTTAAACATCAAGTTTGATTTAATATGTACCTTTTTATTTTGTTCACTCCCCACCAGGTTCTCGCACCTGGTTTACCAACCCTCTACCAAAACTAAGTGGCGGTCGCCCAGAAAATACAAAGCAGCGAACACAAACAACTGGCTTTAAACAAACTCGTGGCGACTCTCCCACTGTATTAATGGGCACTACCTTGGCGAATGCTTCTTTTAATTTGTCTTGCTGTGATCCACCAATTTTATTTCGCAATACATGTACGGTTTTCTACAGCAGTTACCCTTCGAATATTATTACTATATAataagtgctaagccacaagggctatacagtactgcagggcaggaaggaagcaagggtatcgggtggcaaaagggagatggaagaGTAATAGGTTAGAGAACAGCagaggcagtggatggtgaaagggtagagggcagcaagagattgaggtagaaagggctgaggggagtgcgaaagttcaggttgtggagtaaatcagtcgttgtcaaagagtcaggattaaaggagggtccatcagcaagggaAGGTAGAGCGGAGACTATGTtgaaggtaaattctgcgtgctcgttgatagagggcagtctaacaatgtgtctaatcgatactggaacttgaccctgctcagagaggaacagggtgtggccaatgtgaaggcgggagtctctccaacctcggcactgatgacaagatggccagtaacctatgcttagctcaatagaatgaagtttgttaccgagcagagttgaccactgtttttgccaatgggtgtgaaggtgggtagctattacagcaaaatagtccagaaatggaacacctctacatgaaattggtaggtcatgtactgctgatcgCTCAgcagtctgcctgttcattgccctgtatgtcaacatggccagggacccaacaaaaagcttTGCCTGGTAGAAACACGGCATAGCcgaagttggatacggagaactagggggcgaggtatcaaattttcgtatagcctgtagagcactaagggagtctgagactaccacaaatgataaCACGGGCATAGATACAATATGAATAAGCgctgcaagaatggcatgcaattcagcagtaaaaatgctagccgaagatagtaatgCCCTTACATGACGCTGTCTGGAAACTGCTGCGAATCCAACGcagtctgaagacttagagccatctgtgtacacagcaatggcacgAGAATGAGTGGAAGTGATAAAGAAAGGGGGGGAAGCCACCGTAGggagttgggctttcgagcaaggtagtgagaaagaacagacccgaacagctggaacttcccaggggggtagggaaaagagaGATGCTACATCAACATAtgaaggtggtaactgaagggaagactagcaaatgtaggcaaagagaaaagggatggagcaaactggcggtgaacaaataatgaatgtctactaatatcggtgaccatcctataaatggaaggattgcggagatcgtgagcatacatagtagcgaaggcagtGGGCATGACTGTGATCAGACAGATTAGAAATTCCAGATGCAAGGAACTGCACTTAACTTCCTTTGATGGCACCTGATTACCTTCAGTTTTCCAAGGATTTCTGGCTTgaaggcctcttcaaggggggggggctccttggcgtggtgaagaggctcttggtctgaggaattaggtCTCCTTCCtcactgaacctaattacccccaatccccccccttccctatcccatccccttttccctttcctcctccctctccccacctctcccttttgcccttcctctttttggcctttgggatttttcccacaggcatgctagttcctaggtaggggaaagggtaccggggtccatcccattccgttgaggttcttggtggcgtagtttgccgtggaatctggatcgcctggggatgtcccgatccctctctggtatcccggagagtggctttgggtgtcttttgggagacgggtgtatctctggaagccacctttcggattccgggggtggtgctcgaaggaggtatgctttgtggtggatatccggccgccctcttttgtccgaggtagctcggcagatgtgaggttgctatcccggattgctggtttactggcatgatgggtagggtatggcatgggttccatgctgcatctatgcTACTTGTGGTGctaaggtcctcttgggtgcagagggacatttctggccctttcattcctcctaggaactatccctccccagtcccccccctcttttttttttttttttttttttttttttctcttttttttaaaaagaaaagtaacctaaccatggagaacccaatccatgaacctggtacccccgggccccttgataccgcaccccattctgacccccgCCTCGtgtttggaccactcttcggacactcgtgcctctgtacctcttgccagtgctgtttcctcGCCACTGCTTCAGGtagaggtctcgactgactcctttgatttatctgacctctgctctcctttgactatgcttccggcctctccctctacggtacggcaattttcgaatcgccggcccattccacgtcggacaaACTCTGGTCccatgacaattacctgctgatacttctccaccttctcgttcttctcggGAAAGAttgacacgtcctgcactcctttccacgctcggtttcagactgcacaatggactaaatttttCACTTTACGACACTTCCTCTACTACCTATttttccgaccacagtattggcaaggcactcctacgccacgttggtaaagatttcttttcatgctcttaaaaGCAGTACGCgtatcatcactgtacagaatgctacccaagctcatgatctttctctttccCCATATAGttaaatgtttattatgcaccccatacccatcctgtgggtggtagtcaaaagattagaggtatataattggtccagggactggactccaaagttttgatagctgagcaagttacaaaggtaatgaactagatctggtcataatcatgaccaagttacaaaggtaatgagctccaggtagagctggtcacaatcatgtaaagtttcaaaggtaatgataAACATTGACaggattacaatcatagacaaattagagtaatgagcagttaacaaacatagggaattcatccaatgccccaacaacagatgttgctaggtgcctgtctctcctcggcagacagccattgcaaacagcagcaagttgccccgggatctgctgcttgcacgagcaccatcgaccctccccccaagaggtccaagaagccagtgactctgttagcagcccgatggagagctgccctagggacatgtcagcatcctggtggacgccaagttgattggagatcccaggccctcgtgtgcacggatgttgaagcttgaggaactgagtacacactgcctgtggcacacctgacggCTGCCTCGCGGTctaactccacgatgctgtccctgtagtagttcctgtgagcccggcactccctgcagtgccatcgctgacatcgtgggttaggggagaagcaccctctatagatggggtggcgctgggaagtgggtgggtgaggcgttatgagagggtcactgtttactacacacgccctccccccccccccagcggagaggggggaggcactgactggtcctgactcgacaacaccagaccctctaaaactgcacaacacttcaattatttacgctgaaacgatgcattgggatgtccgttcgctgctctggtatcttctcaaagcattcacagagttctgttaagtagggacctggtcagcctctttgaccaggagcgaTCCTTGAAAATCCTGCAGCTATCccactacacaacctgttctcacttctttgtgttctccctcacaagcctcagtatcgacgagacctcatacgacacctcctcccaatcgtccctctacttctcagaagtcaaaaaaaggtcctttaacccctctttcccttcttccacctcattttaccttccctgtctctgtaccgggttcttcccctctcactggctctgttacaagtgtagaggttcaccaccctccttgtactctacctacctcctctgttccctcccaagtttcttcctcttctgccacctcccaggtttctgcctcttctgtccccttctacacttctccagttccctccaccctttcgcccctccccctaccttggtacagtccattacagttccaatctttactcatcctccccctaccatctccaatattgtctcccatacaacgtctctgaattccgaaacacttgaagcaatctctgactgatccaccctctggacactgatccaccctctgcttctctcctctcctccatctgcacaactcatttcttcacagtgcactgttccttcgctgcttgaaagttttccgctgcctccgcatgtgaacttttctaacccctctagtccgtaggaacccttacctgcggat is drawn from Cherax quadricarinatus isolate ZL_2023a chromosome 37, ASM3850222v1, whole genome shotgun sequence and contains these coding sequences:
- the LOC128692443 gene encoding glutathione S-transferase Mu 4, whose product is MAPLLGYWNIRGLGQSIRLLLAYTGTEVEEKRYNTGPAPDYVEKSDWLPVKFTLGLDFPNLPYYMDGDLKITQSNAILRYIGRQHDMCGETEQEKIWVDILENHAMDIRQSYVQLVYNTYDTKREEYLENLKGTLKRLSDFLGDKTWFAGEKLTFPDFLLYELLDIHLVVDNTCLDHTENLQAFVKRFEDLPSIKKYMTSPQYMKTPLNGANAKFANK